In Afipia carboxidovorans OM5, the sequence CGGCATCCGACAGCGTCGAGGTCGGTGCGCCGTTGACATAGACCTCGCCGGAATCCGGCTGCTCGAGAAGCCCCGCGATGTGCAGCAGCGTCGACTTGCCGGTGCCAGACGGCGCCACCAGCGCCACCGACTGCCCGGCCCACAGCGCAAGCTTTGCACCCGACAGGATGGTGAGCGTCGTCTCGCCCTGGCGGTACTGGCGATGGATGTCGTGGAGGAACACCACCGGCGCATCGTGATCCACTTGCATCGGCGCGCTCACTCGTACCTTAGGGCTTCGATGGGATCGAGCCGCGCCGCGCGCCATGAGGGATAGAGCGTGGCGAGGAACGACAGCGTCAGCGCCATGATGACCACCGCGGCGGTTTCACCGGCGCTGATCTCGGCGGGCAGCTTCGACAGAAAATAGAGTTCGGGCGAGAAAAGCTCGGTGTTGGTCAGCCACGAGATGAACTGGCGGATCGTCTCGATGTTGAGGCAGACCACGACGCCGAGCAGGAAGCCGACCAGCGTGCCGACGACACCGATGGCCGCGCCCGTAATCAGGAAGATGCGCATGATGGAGCCCTGCGTCGCCCCCATGGTGCGCAGGATCGCAATGTCGCTGCCCTTGTCCTTCACCAGCATGATGAGGCCGGAGATGATGTTGAGCGCCGCCACCAGCACGATCAAGGTGAGAATCAGAAACATGACGTTGCGCTCGACCTGCAGCGCGTTGAAGAACGTCGAGTTACGCTGCCGCCAGTCGACCATGAAGATCGGCCGCTCGGCTGCCTCCGCCACAGATTTGCGATAGGCATCCACCTTGTCGGGGTTATCGGTATAAATCTCGATCGCGGTGACGTCGCTCGGCCGGTTGAAATAGGCCTGCGCTTCGACAAGCGGCATGAACACGAACGAGGAATCGTATTCGGACATGCCGATCTCGAACACGGCGGCGACCTTGTAAGGCTTGATCCGCGGCGTGGTGCCCATTGGCGTCACCGCGCCGCGCGGGGCCACCAGCGTCACGGTATCGCCGGCGCGCAGCGAGAGCTGGTCGGCGAGGCGGCGGCCGATGGCGACACCCTGCCCCTCATCGAAACCTTCAAGCGTGCCCTGCTTGATGTTCTTCGCAATCGAGGTGAGCTTGTCGAGGTCGGCGGAGCGAATGCCGCGCACCAGCACGCCCGAGGCATTGAACGGCGAGGACGCCAGCGCCTGCCCCTCGACGATGGGCGCGGCGAGGCGAACGCCGGTGACGCCGTTGATGCGGTCGGCGACATCCTTCCAGTCGGTGAGCGGCGATTCCAGCGGCTGGACCAGAAGGTGGCCGTTGAGGCCGAGGATCTTGTCGAGCAGTTCCTTGCGGAAGCCGTTCATCACCGCCATCACGATGATGAGCGTCGCGACGCCCAGCATGATGCCGAGAAAAGAGAAGCCGGCGATGACGGAGATGAATCCTTCCTTGCGCCGCGCCCGCAGATAGCGGGCGGAGATCAGCCACTCGAAGGCGGCAAAGGGCGCAGTCCGAACCGGCTCACTCATCAAATCTGTCCATCGCCCCGGATTTCATGCGAATCAGGCAAATTGTAGTCCACGCGCCTCATTGCGCCGCCCCCGCGGCACAATGATTCACCGCTCAATTGCTTCGCGTCGTTCGGGCTGCGGCTTTACCGCAAGCTCAAGCTTTCGCGCCAAACCGCGCGAGCGCGTCCTCAGGGCTCATCAGTTCGCGGCTGCCATCGGCGCGGCACTTGATCTCGACCTTGCCTTCGGCGAGACCCTTCGGCCCGATCAGGATCTGCCACGGAATGCCGATCAGATCGGCGGTCGCGAATTTACCGCCGGGGCGCTGGTCGGTGTCGTCATAGAGAACATCGACGCCGTTTGCCGTGAGTGCCCGATAGAGTTTCTCACAGGCGGCATCGGTATCCGAGGCGCCCTGCTTGAGGTTGAGGATCGCCACCGTGAACGGCGCCACCGCCTCCGGCCACTTGATGCCGTTCTCGTCATGGCAGGCCTCGATGATCGCGCCGACGAGACGCGACACGCCGACGCCGTAGGAGCCGCTGTGCACCGGCTTCTCAACGCCGTCCGGACCCACCACGAGGGCCTTCATCGAGTCGGAATATTTGGTGCCGAAATAGAAGATCTGGCCGACTTCAATGCCGCGGGTGTTGACGCGCTTCTCGGCCGGGACCTCCGTCTCATAGCGCGCGGCGTCATGCACGTCCTCGGTCGCGGCATAAAGCTCGGTCCACTGCTTGATGATCGGCGTGAGGTCGCTGTCGTAATCGACATCCTCGCCCGGCACCGGCAGATCGAGCACGTCCTTGTTGCAGAACACGCCGGACTCACCCGTCTCCGCCAGCACGATGAACTCGTGCGACAGGTCGCCACCGATCGGACCCGTTTCAGCACGCATCGGAATGGCCTTCAGCCCCATACGCGCGAAAGTCCGCAGATAAGCGACGAACATCTTGTTGTAAGACAGACGTGCCGCCGCCTCGTCGAGGTCGAACGAGTATGCGTCCTTCATCAGGAATTCGCGGCCACGCATGACGCCGAAACGCGGGCGCTGCTCGTCGCGGAACTTCCACTGGATGTGATAGAGATTGAGCGGCAGGTTGCGATAGGACTTCACATAGCTGCGGAAGATTTCCGTAATCATCTCCTCGTTGGTCGGCCCGTAGAGGAGTTCGCGCTTGTGGCGGTCGGCGATGCGCAGCATCTCCGGGCCGTAGGCATCGTAGCGCCCGCTCTCGCGCCACAGGTCGGCCAGTTGCAGCGTCGGCATCAGAAGCTCGATCGCGCCCGCCCGGTTCTGCTCCTCCCGCACGATCCGCTCGATCTTCTTCAGCACCCGGAAGCCGAGCGGCAGCCAGGCATAGATACCCGCCGCCTCCTGCCGTAGCATGCCGGCGCGCAGCATCAGGCGGTGGGAAGCAATCTCCGCCTCCTTGGGCGTCTCCTTGAGGATGGGGAGGAAATAGCGCGTGAGCCGCATGGGAAAGCACTCTGGAATCGAGGGACGGAGAGCCGTCACTGAAACCGGATTGGCGGGCAAAAGACAAGGCTTTTACCAGCGCAGCCGGCCGAAGCGCCGGCCCGCAGGCCGACGTTCCTTTCAGACCGGATCAATGCCCCTTGTGGGTGCTGTCTCCCTTTATCGCGCCGCTGCCGTGATCTCCGGCACCCGGCGCCTTGGCCCCGATGGATTCGACCGTGAACCCGACATCGACCGCTCCCGCTTTTTCAAAGTGCAGCGTACCCTCGATAATGCTGCCCTGCTTGAGAGGTGCCTTCAGCCCCATCAGCATCAGATGATTGCCTTCGGGGTTGAGCTTCACGGTCTGGCCCGGCTTGACCTCGACGCCATTCGGCAATGGGCGCATCTTCATGACGCCGCCATCCATTTTCATCTCATGGATTTCGACGTGATCCGCACTCGACATGGAGACGCCCGTCAGCCGGTCGGCGGTCTTCCCGTTGTTGGTGATCGAGAGATACGCGCCGCCGACCTTGGCACCGGCCGGTGTCGCCCGTGCCCAGGGCTGGACAACGGTCAAATCGCCAGCCTTGACGTCGCGCGCGGAGGCCGGTGTCACCACACCAACCGCGAGAACCATCATTGCGCCTCCAAAGATGCGCATCATCTTCTGCATCACTTCTTTCCTTCGCTTGCTGCCCATTTTTCCAGATTTGAAATGTCCGCCGATCCCTCGATCGTGGTGATCGTGCCATCAGCGGTGATCAGGAGCGTACGGGGGATGTCGCCCTGCCATTTCGGATCGATCTCGTAGCGCAGCCGCTCGGCATAGGAATCCCCGAACATCCAGCGCTCGGTCTTGTCGAGCCCTGCCTTGTCGAGCATCGCCGTTACGGCCTGGATGCTGTTCGGAACCAGATCGGCATCGATCATCACGACATCGATGCCGGGATGCGCTTTCGCGAATTTGCCGAGCTCAGGCAACTCGACCTTGCAGGGCCCGCAGGTGACGCCCCAGAAATGCACCAGTGTCGGGCGGCCCGCATGCGCGGCGCGGATCGCCTGCCAGCTTCCCCGCTCGAACGGCTTGATCTCCGTGGCCGAGGCAGACGTGGCGTTGCTCGCGAGAACGAGCAGCCCAAGGAGAGCCACAAACGCATATCGCATCATCTGTGTCATGAGCCCTGCCCGATCTGCTGGAAGCGGTAGCCGTCCGCTTTCGTCATCCACGACAGGAAGACGTTGCGGCCATAGCTCACGAGCAAGGGATGATCCGAGGTGTCCGCCGTGGTGGCGATCACCTGCGGCGGCGACCATGTCTTGCCGTCGTCGGCTGACTGCATCGCCTTCACCGTGGTCTTCTCGCCGTCGAACTCCTTCCACGCGACATAAGTGCCCTTGGCGGTCGCCAGCACGATGCCACGCGAAGGATTGCGCGCGGGATCGCCCAGCGCGACGGGTTCGGAGAAGGTCGCTCCGCCATCAGTCGAGCGGGCGTAGAACAGCCCCTGCCGCGCCTTGCCGTTGGTGTACCACGTCGCGTGATAGGTGCCGGTCGATGCAATCGACAGGCTCGGCCCCTGATGCGGACAGGCCGAAATCTTCCAGTTGTCGTTGCTGACACGATGGAGCGGCCCAGGCGTCGCCGCATCCTTGAAGGTGATGACGGCATGATCGCGCACGCTGCCGTCAAAGATATTGCGGAAGATCACGACCGGTTGTCCCGGCCCCGCGAAGGCAACGCCGATGCGACAGCATTCGCAGGTGTTGTCTTTGGCAAGGTTCGCCTTGGAGTAAACCGCGCCGTCCTTCGAGGTGGCGAAGAACAACGCCGCGCCGTCATAGGCCTCGCCTTTCTTCTTCGCCGGCGCACGGTTGCGTTTGTCGAGCCACGCGGCAAACACCGAGCCGTCGGAATCGAGCGCCAGCGCGGCGAAGCGCTGGCTCGTCTTGTCGGAGGTGATCGGCTTCATTGGTTCAAAGCTCGCGCCGCCGTCGATCGAGCGTGTGGTGAACACCTCGCCGTTGAACGCCTTGTCACGAAACGCCGCGAACGCCACGATGAGTTCGCCCTGCTTGTCGACGACGATCTTCGGCCGGGCATCCGGCCCCCAGTCGAGATCGAGGGTCTTGTTCGTCACGGCAATCGGCGCGCTGAATGTCTTGCCAGCATCGGCGGAATGCGCGACTGCAATCCGCCCACCCGCCATCATCACGACCCAGAGCTTGCCGTCCGGCCCGAACGCCGGCGTCACCTTGGTCGCGCAACGCAACGCCACTTCCGCACAAGCCGCCGCATCACCATGCGACCCGCTCTTGTGGCCGTGCGCCTGAACCGCACCGAGGCCAAGCACGGCCGCAGCACATACGATCCATCCATTTCTGAGAATCTGTTTCATCGGAACGCCACCTTCATGCCGGCAACGAACGTACGCGGCGATCCCGCGTAGATCGAGCCTGTCCGGTTCGCCAGAATGTTCGCGGGGTCCTGAACGCCAGCGCTCGTCACGCTGTTGCCGATGTTGTTGGCCGAGGCGATATAGGTCTTATCGAACAGGTTGCGGACCTCAAAGTAAACATTGAGTGTCTTGAAGACGTCCGACTTCACGTCTGTCTTGTAGTGCACGTTGAGATTGACGAGTTCGTAGCCCGGCGCTTTCAGGATGTTGGCGTTGTCCATGTAGAAGGCGTCCTTCCACTGGACTTCGACGAACGCGCCGAGCCCGGCATAGATGCCCGCCGTCTCGTCATAGCCGAGACGCGCTGTGAGTTCGTTCGGCGAGATACCGGGAATCTTGTTACCGGCACGATCGAAGCTATAGGCGGTGACGCCACCGCGAATGACCTCCGTGTACTCGGTATAGATCTGATCGAGATAGGTATAGGCGAGCGTCGCGCGCCAGCCGGGATGGAAACGCCAGTCGGCGGCAAGCTCGATGCCGCGATGCTCCGAGCGCGGCGCGTTGAACATGTAACTCGCATTCGCCGCACCGACCGGTGTTGCCTGCGAGACAAGCTCGTTGCGGAAGAACTCGTAGAAGCCGGTGAGACTGACCTTGAACGTCTTGTTCGGCGTCCAGTCGAGGCCGAGGTCGTAGCCGACATTCCGCTGCGGCATCAGGCCGGTGTTGTTGCCGTTACTGCCGTCCGCCAGCACGAACAGATTGCCGACCTGCGGCGTGCCGTAGCCGGTGCCGACACGCGCACGGCCCTGCCACTCATTGTTGAATTTGTAGAGCAGCGCTAGCTCCGGTGCGAGATTGGTGAACTGCCGGTCGACGCTCGTGAGCGCGGGCACCGCTGTCGGATCGCCGGCGACCGGATATCTCAGCGCGGTGTTCACGCCCTTGAGATGCGTGACCTCCCAGCCGAGCCCGCCGATTGCGGTCAGCGCGTCGGTGAGCTTGACCTCCTCGCGCGCACGCAAGCCGAAATTGCTGTGGGTGCCGGTGACGTTGGAAGACAATAGCCCCAGCGTCGCATCGCCGCCGGGCATCACGTTGAAGGTGTTCCCGGACCAGTTCAGCGTGTTGTAGAAGCCGCCGAAATAACTTGTCGTCTCGAATCCGAACAATTCGCCGCGGCGGGTGATGTCGCTGATGAAATTGTAGGACGGATAATCGCCGATCGCGCTCGTTGCTCCGGTGGGCTGGTTGATGTTGCGATCGTCGAACACGAGCTGGTTGCGCCAGGTCGTCTGGTTGTCGAAGTCATGCTCCCAGCGTGCGCCGATGATGGTGCGGCGGTCGGTGCGGCCAAGACCCGCCTGCTCCGCCGTCTGGTTGGTACGGGAGCCATTGAAGCCGTTGTCGAACAGCGACACCGTCGCGCAACCCTGCGGCGCGACGCCGCCTACAGCCGCAGAACAGCCGCGCTGGAACGGATTCACCCCGAACTGATTGAGCGACAGCCGGATCGGCAGCCGCGCATCCAGGTTGTTGTTGATGATCTTCAGCGTGAAGCGGTCATCCGGCGTCGCCTGATAGGTGCCGAGGAAGTTCACAGTCTGGGTGTTGAACCAGCTATTGCCGATGAAGCCGTCACCGCGTGCATCGCTGGCAAACAAAGAGGCCTCGAAGTTGCCAACCTTCTTGCCGACGGCGAGATAGTTGTTGAGATAACCGAAGCTGCCGCCATCGACACCGTATTCGACGCCGTCGATCTCCCGCCCCGGCCGGGTGCGGAAATTGATCGCGCCGCCGGTGGCGTAATTGCCGTAGAGCGCCGAGGATGGACCGCGGATCACATCGATCGCACCATAGGCGTGCGGATCGATCAGATCGCTTCGGGAGAGGCCATCGGGCTGCGTGACGGGAAAGCCGTCATCGAAGATCACCATGTTGCGGATGGCGAAGCCGTTGCGCGCATTCGAGCCGCGAATCGAGATGCCGAAATCGCGCGGACCGTTGCCCTGCTTCACGGAGATACCGGGGCTGTCGCGCAACACGTCGCTTACCGAAAACGATGGACGATTGTCGAACTGGCGATGATCGATAGTCGTCGCGGTCTGCCCGGAGGGCGACTGCGTAAGACCGGCAAGCGCTCCCGCCGGGGTGACGCTGCCACCCGTGACAATGACTCGCGGAGGCGTTGTTGACGCGTCGGCGGCGGAGCGCGACGCGCGTGGCGCGGTCGCGGCTCGCACGCGCGGCTTTTTGGGCTTGGCCCGCGCGGCACGCGGAGCCTCGACCGTCAGCTCGGGCAGAACATGCCCCGCCTCGTGGTCAGCGAGAACGGATGATGGAGCGGCCAAGATAGCGCCGCAGGTGGCAAGGAGCGTGACGCTCCCAAAGGAATGAAGTCTGGACACGGAATAATTCCTGATGGCCGCTCAGCGGCCGCGTCGAACAACGAACAGCAGGCTTGCACCGCCGTTCGCACGGAGAGGTCAACGATCAGGAAAAGAGAGGCGGGCCGCGCGCATGCGGCCGGTCATGCAGGCCATTATCAGAGTCCGGCGTCAGGCTTTCGAGCCAGACGACACGCTGATAGTCGCGCTGAATGACGACATAGGGAGCTTCGGGATGATCGAGCGGCGTCGCAACATGCGCGAGCACGCAGAGCGGGCAGCAGGTCTGGTGGACGGCATTCGGTGCAACGTCAGCGGCCGTATCGCCAGCCATATCACCATGCGTGCCGGCGCAGATGATCGCGCCGCCAAACGGGTCCTGCATCGCGGCGCTTGCGACACGCATCATCGCGATCGGCGCAAGAAGCTGCACCAACACCGCGATCATGACGATGGGAGCGAGACGTCCCAGCCGCTTGCGCATGGCATTCCCTACCCGGCGAGAAAACCGGACGTCCTGACTAAGCACGGCGATCTCGAAATGTCGATATCCCGCTCTCTGGCTAGGAAAATTCTCATCGCGAAATAAAAATTCAAAGCCTGACTCCAATATGAATTTTGTTTCCAAAAAAGATGACAAGCCGATAATCTTGCGCTAGACAGGTTCGACAGACGGGCAGACGGCAACAAGCCGCTCCTGCTGTGGTCTAAGTCTTGGGAGGAGGCCCGACGCGCACAACGCAGCGTCATCCCCGTCTAAACAACGATAGATCTCAATCGCATCGGGGACTCAGGGTCGTGACGTTTAAGCAGCAGGGCATCGGGCCCTGCTCTTTTTTTTGTCTGCTCGTTTCATAAAGCAATCCTGCGCCTGCAGCCCCTCACCCACCTTGCTTTGGATCAAATGCGTCTCGATCGGCATGGCTTGCGGAGCGGCCATGCGTTTGCGACTCGCGAACACATCTCGTGCCACGAGCTAATTCCGCGAGGGAACCGTGCGACGATCAGAAGGGAATGCCGACCGCCTTGCTCACGCGGTCGATATTGAGGAAGCCCGCGTAATAGGCATAGAGCAGGCAGGCAAAGAGGGCCGACGAGATCAGCGTGGTCCAGATCAGCTTGCGGCCCATCCGGGCCATGATCGGTGCACCGGGATCGGTCCCCGCCGCCATCCCCTCGCCCTCGTGCTGGCCACGCACGCCGAACGGCAGCACGGTGAACAGCACGAGCCACCAAACAATGAAATAGATCGCGAATGCCGACCCGATGGTCTGGACCATCTATGCCTCCTCGATCTCGATCAGCGTTCCCGAAAAGTCCTTCGGGTGGAAAAACAACACCGGCTTGCCGTGAGCGCCGGTGCGCGGCTCGCCGTCACCCAGCACCCGCGCGCCCTGCGCCGCCAGCGTGTCCCGCGCGGCAATGATATCATCAACCTCAAAGCAAAGGTGATGGATGCCGCCATCGGGATTCCGTTCAAGGAACCTGGCGATCGGCGAGGCCTCGCCGAGCGGCGCAAGCAGTTCGATCTTGGTGTTGGGCAGGGTCACGAACACGGTGGTCACGCCATGCGCGGGCAACGGCTCCGGCGCGGAGACGTCCGCACCGGCGGCAACGTAGATCGCCGCCGCCTGCTGCAGATCACGCACGGCAATCGCCACATGGTTAAGCCGGCCGAGCATCCCTCGCCTTTCAGACCTCAAGAACGTGAACGACGCAGACGACCTTCTTACCCCACTGCTCGGCAATCGCCGACCGGACGGCACGCCGCACCGCCTCGCCGACCGCATCGGGATCGCCCCGCTTGGCACGCGGCAGGTTCTCGAAGGTCGAAACCGCGACGTCGTACACCAGTTCGTCGATCAATTCACCGGCGGTGTTGCGTTCCGGAATACCGATCAGGTCGACCTGCGGGTCGTCGGCAAGCTCGCCCTTCTCGGTCAGCGCCAACGCGACAAAGGCACTTCCCGCGAAAGCCAAACGGCGACGTGCAACCACGGCGCGAGAATTCTGGTCCTCCAGAATCTTGCCGTCCTTGTAGAGCCGCCCTGCCGGCACCTCTTCGACAATCGCCGGTTCGCCCGGCCCAAGCCGCACCAGATCGCCGTTCTTGCAGATCATCACCTTGGGCACGCCGCAGGCGCGCGCGAGGTCGGCGTGCTCGGACAGATGCAGCGCCTCGCCATGCGCCGGAATGAGAAGCTGCGGCCGCACCCATGAGATCAACTCGCGCAGTTCCTCGCGGCGCGGATGGCCGGAGACATGCACGAGATGCGTCCGGTCGGTGATCACTTTGATACCGCGGGTGACGAGATTGTTGATGATGCCGCCGACCGCTCGTTCGTTGCCGGGAATGGTGCGCGAGGAGAAGATCACGGTGTCGCCCTTGTTGAGCGTCACGTCGGGATGATCGTCGTTCGCAATGCGCGCCAGTGCCGCGCGCGGCTCGCCCTGGCTGCCGGTGCACAACGCGAGCACCTTGTCCGGCGGGAAATGGCCGTAATAGTCCGCCCCGCGGAACGGCGCGACGCCATCGAGATAGCCGGTCTCGCGCGCGACCTGCGCCACGCGCTCCATCGCCCGGCCGATCAGCACCACTTCACGCTCGGCCTCGCGGGCGGCCTCCGCCACGGCGCGCAGCCGCGAGACGTTGGAGGCGAACGTCGTCACCGCCACGCGGCCCTTCGCGGCCTTGATGATCTCGGTGAGACTGCGAGCGACCTCCCGCTCCGAGGGCGAGCGGCCTTCCCTCACGGCATTGGTGGAATCGCCGACCAGCGCCAGCACGCCCTCGTCGCCGATCTCGCGCAGCCGCTTTTCATTGGTCGGCTCGCCAATCAGCGGCGTCGGATCGAGCTTCCAGTCGCCGGTATGCAGCACGACACCTTCGGAGGTGCGGATCGCCAGCGCATGCGATTCCGGGATCGAGTGCTGCACGGCGATGAATTCGACGTTGAACGGCCCGACATCGATCCGTGCGCCGGATTCGACCACCGTGACAGGAATGTTCGTCGGGGTGCGTTCGGCTGCGCACTTCGCCTCGAACAGCGACGCAGAGAATTTCGTGGCGTAGATCGGGCATTGCAAGCGCGGCCACAGATCGATGATCGCGCCGAAATGGTCCTCATGAGCGTGGGTCAGGACGAGGCCGACCAGATTCTTACGTTCGGATTCCAGAAAGCGAATATCCGGCATCACGATCTCGATGCCGGGCAGATGCTCCTCATTACCGAAGGAGACGCCGAGATCGACCGCGAGCCACGAACGCTGCCGGCCCTTGCCGAGGCCGTAGAGCGACAGGTTCATGCCGATCTCGCCGATGCCACCGAGCGGCACAAAACTCAATTCATCAGCACGCGCCATTACGCTGCCCCCGCGGACGCCGCCGCACCGAAATAAACATCGCCCGCGGCGATCCGTGTCTGCTGCCCGTCGCGCGACAGCACCAGATGGCCGCCCTCGTCGATGGTCTCGAAATAACCTTCCACCAGCCGCTCGCCCTGCCGCACCTTGAGCGGCGCGCCGAGTCCGGCGGCGCGTGTCAGCCACTGCGCGCGGATTGCCGCAAAGCCACGGCCGTGATCCCACAGCGCGAACCATTCGGCCCAGGCATCGGAGAGCGCCGCGAACAGCGCCGGCGCATCCGCGGTGATGCCAAGCGCGGCCAGCGACGTCGCCGGATAAGGCGTATCGTCCGGTGCGACCACGATGTTGACGCCCATCCCGACTACGGCCGCAAGGCCGTCGGGGCTCTGCTCAGCCTCGATCAGGATGCCAGCGAGCTTCGCTTCACCCGCAAGCACATCGTTCGGCCACTTCAGTTGGAAGGATGCCGCCTCTCCGCAGACGCGCCGCAGCGCAGTCTCGAGCGCAAGCCCGGCCGCAAAACCAAGCGTGGCTGCGTGGGCCTGATCCGTCTCGATTGTCTCGATGACGCTGCAAGCCAGATTGCCCGGCGGCGAGATCCATGCCCGCTGCCGCCGCCCATGCCCCGCCGTCTGATGCGCGGTCGCAAGCCAGAGCGGCCCGCGCTCGCCGTCCCGCACGCGCGCGCGCGCCTCGGCATTGGTCGAGCCTGCGCTCTCGAAGCTGGCAAGGCGGTATTGTGCTGATCGTGCCCGGGGTCCGAGCGCGAAGACCATCAGAACAGCGACTTCGCAGCCGCCGTGGCCGCGCTGACAAGCGGACCCGGATAAGCGAAGTACAGAAGGTTGAAGACACCCGCGACCGTCAGCACCGTACGGAGCTCGCCGGCCATCGGATCGACTGCGCCGCGCGAGTCGTCGAAGTACATCGTCTTGATGATGGCGAGATAGTAGAAGGCGCCCACCACGCTCGTCAGCACGCCGATCACCGCGAGCGGATAGAGCCCGGCCTGAATGGCCGCGAGGAAAACGTAGAACTTCGCGAAGAAGCCTGCGAGCGGCGGAATGCCCGCGAGCGAGAACAACAGCATCGCGAACATGAAGGCGAGATACGGATTGGTCCGCGACAGGCCGGCAAAATCGCTGATCTGCTCGAACGACTGGCCGTTACGCTTCAGCGACAGAATGAACGCGAAGCTGCCGAAGGTCATCACCACATAGATCGCAAGATAGATGAGAACACCCTGCGCGCCCTGCGCCGTGCCGGCGGCAAGGCCCACCAATGCGAAACCCATGTGGCCGATCGAGGAATAGGCCATCAGGCGCTTGATGTTCTTCTGGCCGATCGCAGCAAAAGAGCCGAGCCCCATCGAGGCGATCGAAACGAAGGTGATGATCTGCTGCCAGTCGTGCGTGACGTTCGGGAACGCGGTGAGCAACACGCGCACCAGCATCGCGAGAGCGGCGACCTTCGGGGCGGACGCAAAGAAGGCCGTGACCGGCGTCGGCGCGCCTTCGTAAACGTCGGGCGTCCACATATGGAACGGCACGACCGAAATCTTGAAGCAGAGCCCGACCAGCAGGAACACGATGCCGAACATCACGCCGATGCTGCCGGTCTTCGCCACGGCGGCAATGCCGGCGAAGTCTACGGTGCCGGTGAAGCCATAGATCAGCGAGGCGCCGTACAGCATCATGCCCGAGGACAGCGCGCCGAGAACGAAATACTTCAGGCCTGCTTCCGTCGACTTCAGATTATCACGATGGCTTGCGGCGACGACGTAGAGCGGAAGGCTCATCAGTTCATAGCCGAGATAGAGCGAAATCAGATCCGCTGCCGAGATCAGCACCATCATGCCGACGCTCGAGAGCAGAACGAGGATCGAATATTCGAAAATCCGTGCCTGATTGGTGAGGAAGCCACGTGAAATGATCAGCGTCGCAGCCGAGGCGATCAGCATCACCGTCTTGAGAAAACGTGCGTAATCGTCGACGACGAAGCTGCCGCCGAAGGTGACAAGCTTGCCGGCCGGCAGGCACCATTCGAGCACGATCGTCACAGCAAGAAGGACGACCGCAAGCCCCGTGACGATGGTGACCGAACGCTCACCGCGAAACGCGCCGAGCATGAGAAGCGCCATCGCGCCAACCGCGAGCACGATCTCGGGCAGAACCGGAAGCAGCGAATAATCTGCGAGGTTGAAGTTCATTCCTGCGCCCTGCTCTTAAGGTAATGCCGCGGCTTTAACGGCACTGATCGCCGCACCGTAATTCTCGACGAGTTGGTGAACCGACGCCGCCGACAGATCCAGCACCGGCTTCGGATAGACGCCAAACAGAATGGTGAGGATGATGAGCGGCACGAACAGCGTGATCTCGCGCCCCGTC encodes:
- a CDS encoding TonB-dependent receptor family protein, whose protein sequence is MSRLHSFGSVTLLATCGAILAAPSSVLADHEAGHVLPELTVEAPRAARAKPKKPRVRAATAPRASRSAADASTTPPRVIVTGGSVTPAGALAGLTQSPSGQTATTIDHRQFDNRPSFSVSDVLRDSPGISVKQGNGPRDFGISIRGSNARNGFAIRNMVIFDDGFPVTQPDGLSRSDLIDPHAYGAIDVIRGPSSALYGNYATGGAINFRTRPGREIDGVEYGVDGGSFGYLNNYLAVGKKVGNFEASLFASDARGDGFIGNSWFNTQTVNFLGTYQATPDDRFTLKIINNNLDARLPIRLSLNQFGVNPFQRGCSAAVGGVAPQGCATVSLFDNGFNGSRTNQTAEQAGLGRTDRRTIIGARWEHDFDNQTTWRNQLVFDDRNINQPTGATSAIGDYPSYNFISDITRRGELFGFETTSYFGGFYNTLNWSGNTFNVMPGGDATLGLLSSNVTGTHSNFGLRAREEVKLTDALTAIGGLGWEVTHLKGVNTALRYPVAGDPTAVPALTSVDRQFTNLAPELALLYKFNNEWQGRARVGTGYGTPQVGNLFVLADGSNGNNTGLMPQRNVGYDLGLDWTPNKTFKVSLTGFYEFFRNELVSQATPVGAANASYMFNAPRSEHRGIELAADWRFHPGWRATLAYTYLDQIYTEYTEVIRGGVTAYSFDRAGNKIPGISPNELTARLGYDETAGIYAGLGAFVEVQWKDAFYMDNANILKAPGYELVNLNVHYKTDVKSDVFKTLNVYFEVRNLFDKTYIASANNIGNSVTSAGVQDPANILANRTGSIYAGSPRTFVAGMKVAFR
- a CDS encoding DUF2946 domain-containing protein, which translates into the protein MRKRLGRLAPIVMIAVLVQLLAPIAMMRVASAAMQDPFGGAIICAGTHGDMAGDTAADVAPNAVHQTCCPLCVLAHVATPLDHPEAPYVVIQRDYQRVVWLESLTPDSDNGLHDRPHARGPPLFS
- a CDS encoding DUF1467 family protein, giving the protein MVQTIGSAFAIYFIVWWLVLFTVLPFGVRGQHEGEGMAAGTDPGAPIMARMGRKLIWTTLISSALFACLLYAYYAGFLNIDRVSKAVGIPF
- the mce gene encoding methylmalonyl-CoA epimerase — translated: MLGRLNHVAIAVRDLQQAAAIYVAAGADVSAPEPLPAHGVTTVFVTLPNTKIELLAPLGEASPIARFLERNPDGGIHHLCFEVDDIIAARDTLAAQGARVLGDGEPRTGAHGKPVLFFHPKDFSGTLIEIEEA
- a CDS encoding ribonuclease J, translating into MARADELSFVPLGGIGEIGMNLSLYGLGKGRQRSWLAVDLGVSFGNEEHLPGIEIVMPDIRFLESERKNLVGLVLTHAHEDHFGAIIDLWPRLQCPIYATKFSASLFEAKCAAERTPTNIPVTVVESGARIDVGPFNVEFIAVQHSIPESHALAIRTSEGVVLHTGDWKLDPTPLIGEPTNEKRLREIGDEGVLALVGDSTNAVREGRSPSEREVARSLTEIIKAAKGRVAVTTFASNVSRLRAVAEAAREAEREVVLIGRAMERVAQVARETGYLDGVAPFRGADYYGHFPPDKVLALCTGSQGEPRAALARIANDDHPDVTLNKGDTVIFSSRTIPGNERAVGGIINNLVTRGIKVITDRTHLVHVSGHPRREELRELISWVRPQLLIPAHGEALHLSEHADLARACGVPKVMICKNGDLVRLGPGEPAIVEEVPAGRLYKDGKILEDQNSRAVVARRRLAFAGSAFVALALTEKGELADDPQVDLIGIPERNTAGELIDELVYDVAVSTFENLPRAKRGDPDAVGEAVRRAVRSAIAEQWGKKVVCVVHVLEV
- a CDS encoding biotin--[acetyl-CoA-carboxylase] ligase — its product is MVFALGPRARSAQYRLASFESAGSTNAEARARVRDGERGPLWLATAHQTAGHGRRQRAWISPPGNLACSVIETIETDQAHAATLGFAAGLALETALRRVCGEAASFQLKWPNDVLAGEAKLAGILIEAEQSPDGLAAVVGMGVNIVVAPDDTPYPATSLAALGITADAPALFAALSDAWAEWFALWDHGRGFAAIRAQWLTRAAGLGAPLKVRQGERLVEGYFETIDEGGHLVLSRDGQQTRIAAGDVYFGAAASAGAA